A window of Piliocolobus tephrosceles isolate RC106 chromosome 13, ASM277652v3, whole genome shotgun sequence contains these coding sequences:
- the LOC116418419 gene encoding uncharacterized protein LOC116418419 → MPNKQEKQRQTPATKPRLRTQRREECGLHFTSLPSLALDLKFHTTEPNTSRPSSNLGIWCTEGQWGTENTGKIEVEVLNVESKQLRERAGDRGAGKTDGGRTCKLCLATDKLFQCPWDLQDVWNEERQLSQDGELSGGPQKNMLCGRRVFPIRQTVLQPRPPKRSNLGLLFSGTECGCILPFLCFLLQYLLMVHTWGLGKLGT, encoded by the exons ATGCCGaacaagcaagaaaaacaaag acagacgcccgccaccaagcccag GCTCAGGACTCAGAGGAGAGAGGAGTGTGGTCTACACTTCACATCTCTGCCAAGCCTGGCACTGGATTTGAAGTTCCACACCACTGAGCCAAACACATCCAG ACCCTCTTCCAACCTGGGGATCTGGTG CACAGAGGGTCAGTGGGGCACTGAGAACACTGGCAAGATTGAGGTGGAGGTGCTGAACGTGGAGTCCAAGCAGCTCAGGGAAAGAGCTGGAGACAGAGGAGCAGGAAAGACGGATGGGGGAAGGACATGT AAGTTGTGTTTGGCTACGGACAAACTATTTCAGTGCCCCTGGGACTTACAAGATGTTTGGAATGAGGAACG ACAG CTCTCCCAGGACGGTGAGCTCAGCGGAGGTCCCCAGAAAAACATGCTATGCGGGAGGAGAGTTTTCCCCATAAGACAGACTGTCCTTCAGCCCCGGCCACCAAAGAGGAGCAACCTGGGCCTGCTGTTCTCCGGGACTGAATGCGGCTGcatccttcccttcctctgcttCCTGCTCCAGTACTTACTGATGGTGCACACGTGGGGCCTGGGGAAGCTGGGTACCTAA